A genomic region of Chaetodon auriga isolate fChaAug3 chromosome 11, fChaAug3.hap1, whole genome shotgun sequence contains the following coding sequences:
- the ogdhl gene encoding 2-oxoglutarate dehydrogenase-like, mitochondrial, producing the protein MSQFRALTVVLRSGRVGGRQWLRRCEGGAARRWVEPRRGCSSGAAPVPSALASSCSYVEEMYFAWLEDHKNVHESWDAFFRNIQASSPSGEAGERRPSALLQGRVLAHSPDVAQKVVEDHLAVHTLIRAYQIRGHHVAQLDPLGILEADLDSFVPSDLITTIDKLGFYGLDESDLDRSFQLPPTTFIGGENTTLPLREIIRRLETSYCGHIGVEFMFINNVDQCQWIRQKIETPGIMRFTNAEKRTLLARLIRSTRFEDFLARKWSSEKRFGLEGCEVLIPALKTIIDRSSAAGIDSVIMGMPHRGRLNVLANVIRKDLDQIFCQFDPKLEAADEGSGDVKYHLGMYHERINRETDRNITLSLMANPSHLEAVDPVVQGKAKAEQFYRGDTQGKKVMSILMHGDAAFAGQGVVYETFHLSELPSYTTHGTIHVVVNNQIGFTTDPRVARSSPYPTDVARVVNAPIFHVNADDPEAVIYVCRVAAEWRATFNKDVVIDLVSYRRFGHNEMDEPMFTQPLMYKQIRRQEHVLKKYSDKLIAEGVVTLQEFEEEVAKYDKICEEAYTSSKDEKILHIRHWLDSPWPDFFTAEGEPRSMSCVPTGLDEEFLQHIGQTASSVPLEDFKIHPGVSRILRGRADLVKNRQMDWALGEYMAFGSLLKDGIHVRLSGQDVERGTFSHRHHVLHDQEVDKRICVPMNHLWANQAPYTVCNSSLSEYGVLGFELGFAMASPNALILWEAQFGDFHNTAQCIIDQFISPGQAKWVRNNGIVLLLPHGMEGMGPEHSSARPERFLQMSKDDPDHFPEFSGDFEVQQLYDCNWIVVNCSTPANYCHVLRRQILLPFRKPLIIFTPKSLLRHPDARSSFDDLATGTKFKRLVPDQGPASQNPAEVKRAIFCTGKVYYELAKERKQQKLEKDIAIIRLEQISPFPFDLVRVEAEKYANAELVWCQEEHKNMGYYDYVRPRFLTVVANKKPVWYVGRDPAAAPATGNKSTHLNELKRFMDTAFNLSAFHGKEL; encoded by the exons ATGAGTCAGTTTCGGGCGTTAACTGTTGTGCTGAGGAGTGGGCGTGTCGGTGGGCGTCAGTGGCTGCGGAGGTGTGAAGGGGGTGCGGCCAGGCGTTGGGTTGAACCCAGGAGGGGCTGCTCCTCAGGGGCTGCGCCTGTTCCGTCAGCGTTGGCAAGTAGCTGCAGCTATGTGGAGGAGATGTACTTCGCCTGGCTGGAGGATCATAAAAACGTCCACGAG TCTTGGGACGCATTCTTCCGCAACATCCAGGCCTCCAGTCCGTCTGGCGAGGCGGGCGAGAGACGCCCCTCCGCTCTGCTCCAGGGCCGAGTGCTGGCCCACTCACCAGACGTGGCGCAGAAAGTGGTGGAGGACCACCTGGCTGTGCACACTCTCATTAGAGCCTACCAG ATTCGTGGTCACCATGTTGCCCAGTTAGACCCTCTGGGAATCCTGGAGGCCGACCTGGACTCTTTCGTTCCCTCTGACCTGATCACCACCATCGATAAATTAG GTTTCTATGGTCTTGATGAGTCTGACTTGGATAGGAGCTTTCAGCTGCCCCCCACCACCTTCATCGGAGGAGAAAACACCACTCTTCCTCTAAGAGAAATCATACGCAGACTGGag ACATCCTACTGCGGTCACATCGGGGTCGAATTCATGTTCATTAACAATGTGGACCAGTGCCAGTGGATTCGTCAGAAAATTGAGACTCCAGGAATCATGCGGTTCACTAATGCTGAGAAGAGAACGTTGCTAGCCCGCCTGATCAGATCCACACG CTTTGAGGACTTCCTGGCCAGAAAGTGGTCATCAGAGAAACGGTTTGGCCTGGAGGGCTGTGAAGTGCTCATCCCCGCCCTGAAAACCATCATTGACAGATCGAGCGCAGCAGGCATCGATAGTGTGATCATGGGGATGCCTCATCG GGGACGACTGAATGTCTTGGCCAATGTGATCCGTAAGGACCTGGATcagattttctgtcagtttgacccCAAGTTAGAGGCTGCCGATGAG GGTTCCGGTGATGTCAAATACCACCTCGGGATGTACCACGAGAGAATCAACCGTGAGACGGACAGGAACATCACGCTGTCGCTCATGGCGAACCCCTCCCACCTGGAGGCAGTGGATCCAGTGGTTCAGGGCAAGGCCAAAGCTGAGCAGTTCTACAGGGGAGACACTCAGGGAAAGAAG GTGATGTCCATCTTGATGCATGGGGACGCTGCTTTTGCTGGACAAGGAGTTGTGTATGAGACTTTCCACCTAAGCGAGCTCCCCTCCTACACCACACATGGTACAATCCATGTGGTCGTCAACAACCAG ATTGGCTTCACCACAGACCCTCGAGTGGCCCGCTCCTCCCCCTACCCCACTGATGTGGCTCGGGTTGTCAATGCACCCATCTTCCACGTGAATGCCGATGACCCCGAGGCTGTCATATACGTGTGCCGGGTGGCTGCAGAGTGGAGGGCCACCTTCAACAAGGATGTCGTCATTGACCTG gtTAGTTACAGACGCTTTGGCCACAATGAGATGGACGAGCCCATGTTCACACAGCCGCTGATGTACAAACAGATCCGTCGGCAGGAGCATGTGCTGAAAAAGTACTCTGACAAGCTCATTGCTGAGGGTGTGGTGACACTGCAGGAATTTGAG GAAGAAGTTGCCAAATATGACAAGATTTGCGAGGAGGCATACACCAGCTCCAAGGATGAAAAGATTTTACACATTCGACACTGGCTCGACTCCCCCTGGCCAG atttcttcacagcagagggagagccCAGGAGCATGAGCTGTGTCCCCACAGGACTTGATGAGGAGTTTCTGCAGCACATCGGCCAGACAGCCAGCTCAGTCCCTCTGGAAGATTTTAAGATCCACCCTG GTGTGTCTCGTATCCTGCGTGGTCGAGCTGACCTGGTGAAGAATCGGCAGATGGACTGGGCTCTGGGAGAGTACATGGCCTTTGGTTCCCTTCTCAAAGACGGCATCCATGTACGACTCAGCGGGCAGGACGTAGAGCGGGGCACCTTCAG tCATCGTCATCATGTTCTGCATGACCAAGAGGTGGACAAACGTATCTGTGTTCCCATGAACCACCTGTGGGCTAACCAGGCTCCTTACACTGTCTGCAACAGCTCCCTTTCAGAGTATGGAGTGCTTG GTTTTGAGCTTGGCTTCGCCATGGCCAGTCCGAATGCTCTGATTCTCTGGGAGGCCCAGTTCGGAGACTTTCACAACACAGCCCAGTGTATCATTGACCAGTTCATCAGCCCGGGCCAGGCCAAGTGGGTCCGCAACAATGGTATTGTCCTACTTCTGCCGCATGGGATGGAGGGAATG ggCCCAGAACATTCATCAGCTCGACCTGAACGCTTCCTGCAAATGAGCAAAGATGATCCCGATCACTTCCCT gAGTTCAGTGGAGATTTTGAAGTCCAGCAGCTGTACGACTGCAACTGGATCGTGGTCAACTGCTCCACACCTGCTAACTACTGTCATGTGCTCCGACGGCAGATTCTGCTGCCATTCAGAAAACCG ctGATCATTTTCACCCCAAAGTCTCTGCTGAGACACCCGGATGCAAGGTCCAGTTTTGATGACCTCGCCACag GGACTAAGTTCAAGAGGTTGGTTCCAGACCAGGGTCCTGCGAGCCAAAACCCAGCTGAAGTGAAGAGGGCGATCTTCTGCACTGGTAAAGTCTACTATGAACTGGCtaaagagaggaaacagcagaaactggAGAAAGACATCGCCATCATCAGACTTGAACAG ATCTCTCCATTCCCATTTGACCTGGTCagagtggaggcagagaaataTGCCAATGCTGAGCTGGTCTGGTGTCAGGAGGAGCACAAGAACATGGGCTACTATGATTACGTCCGGCCTCGCTTCCTCACAGTGGTGGCTAACAAGAAGCCCGTTTG GTATGTGGGACGGgaccctgcagcagctccagcgaCGGGAAACAAGTCGACCCACCTCAATGAGCTGAAGAGGTTCATGGACACAGCTTTCAACCTGAGCGCCTTCCATGGGAAGGAGCTGTAA
- the c11h10orf53 gene encoding UPF0728 protein C10orf53 homolog gives MPRSARVTLCYGPYESNGVVQHRSFRLQGLQAALRGRGHQCVMEETREWNMVELVVNGEVVFSCDIKQLQFGGDGQLDPVCEEAVSAVEKAY, from the exons ATGCCGAGAAGCGCGCGGGTGACACTTTGCTACGGACCTTATGAATCCAATGGAGTCGTACAACACAGGAGCTTCCGCCTGCAGGGTCTCCAGG CCGCTCTGAGAGGGCGCGGGCACCAGTGCGTCATGGAGGAAACGCGCGAGTGGAACATGGTGGAGCTCGTGGTCAACGGGGAGGTCGTCTTCAGCTGTGATATcaagcagctgcagtttg GTGGAGATGGACAGCTGGACCCCGTCTGCGAAGAGGCTGTTAGTGCTGTGGAGAAGGCCTACTGA